The following proteins are encoded in a genomic region of Arachis ipaensis cultivar K30076 chromosome B02, Araip1.1, whole genome shotgun sequence:
- the LOC110269085 gene encoding uncharacterized protein LOC110269085 isoform X1, which produces MSILEFPPLPLFYYFFFLSSCIGTSIDSSGTCQFIAFGCCASNLMILKVFYVLILCWLSTWTRNFKLEWTTLRLLLLHHPLTHPNLRPFITIHGVALACLLARGPRWFETNRSKLGLVLIRRPKESGQE; this is translated from the exons ATGTCAATTTTGGAATTCCCTCCTCtccctttattttattatttcttctttctttcttcatgTATAGGGACATCTATTGATTCTTCTGGGACTTGTCAATTTATTGCATTTGGGTGCTGCGCCTCCAATCTT ATGATCTTAAAAGTTTTCTATGTACTAATTCTTTGCTGGTTGAGTACATGGACAAGGAACTTCAAGCTGGAGTGGACCACTCTTAGACTG CTACTTTTGCACCACCCCTTGACTCACCCAAATCTAAGGCCTTTCATTACAATTCATGGGGTTGCTCTTGCTTGCTTGCTTGCTCGTGGCCCTCGTTGGTTTG AGACGAATCGGAGCAAACTTGGATTAGTTCTAATTAGGAGACCAAAGGAATCTGGGCAAGAATGA
- the LOC110269085 gene encoding uncharacterized protein LOC110269085 isoform X3, whose translation MSILEFPPLPLFYYFFFLSSCIGTSIDSSGTCQFIAFGCCASNLMILKVFYVLILCWLSTWTRNFKLEWTTLRLGFAFTTLKYVKDNHHAHGTAYLNGIINNWSK comes from the exons ATGTCAATTTTGGAATTCCCTCCTCtccctttattttattatttcttctttctttcttcatgTATAGGGACATCTATTGATTCTTCTGGGACTTGTCAATTTATTGCATTTGGGTGCTGCGCCTCCAATCTT ATGATCTTAAAAGTTTTCTATGTACTAATTCTTTGCTGGTTGAGTACATGGACAAGGAACTTCAAGCTGGAGTGGACCACTCTTAGACTG GGTTTTGCTTTTACTACGTTGAAGTATGTAAAAGACAACCATCATGCCCATGGTACAGCCTATCTTAATGGGATCATAAACAA TTGGAGCAAATAA
- the LOC110269085 gene encoding uncharacterized protein LOC110269085 isoform X4 has product MSILEFPPLPLFYYFFFLSSCIGTSIDSSGTCQFIAFGCCASNLMILKVFYVLILCWLSTWTRNFKLEWTTLRLGFAFTTLKYVKDNHHAHGTAYLNGIINKAW; this is encoded by the exons ATGTCAATTTTGGAATTCCCTCCTCtccctttattttattatttcttctttctttcttcatgTATAGGGACATCTATTGATTCTTCTGGGACTTGTCAATTTATTGCATTTGGGTGCTGCGCCTCCAATCTT ATGATCTTAAAAGTTTTCTATGTACTAATTCTTTGCTGGTTGAGTACATGGACAAGGAACTTCAAGCTGGAGTGGACCACTCTTAGACTG GGTTTTGCTTTTACTACGTTGAAGTATGTAAAAGACAACCATCATGCCCATGGTACAGCCTATCTTAATGGGATCATAAACAA AGCATGGTAA
- the LOC110269085 gene encoding uncharacterized protein LOC110269085 isoform X2, whose translation MSILEFPPLPLFYYFFFLSSCIGTSIDSSGTCQFIAFGCCASNLMILKVFYVLILCWLSTWTRNFKLEWTTLRLLLLHHPLTHPNLRPFITIHGVALACLLARGPRWFARDESEQTWISSN comes from the exons ATGTCAATTTTGGAATTCCCTCCTCtccctttattttattatttcttctttctttcttcatgTATAGGGACATCTATTGATTCTTCTGGGACTTGTCAATTTATTGCATTTGGGTGCTGCGCCTCCAATCTT ATGATCTTAAAAGTTTTCTATGTACTAATTCTTTGCTGGTTGAGTACATGGACAAGGAACTTCAAGCTGGAGTGGACCACTCTTAGACTG CTACTTTTGCACCACCCCTTGACTCACCCAAATCTAAGGCCTTTCATTACAATTCATGGGGTTGCTCTTGCTTGCTTGCTTGCTCGTGGCCCTCGTTGGTTTG CAAGAGACGAATCGGAGCAAACTTGGATTAGTTCTAATTAG